One segment of Pontibacter akesuensis DNA contains the following:
- a CDS encoding phage holin family protein, with product MGFILRIILTGAAAMLAAYLLPGVDIDGFLTAIILALVLAVLNAVVRPVLVFLTIPVTILTLGLFLLVINAVIILLASWMIEGFEVAGFISALLFSIVISIVVAILDMIF from the coding sequence ATGGGATTTATACTTCGAATTATATTGACGGGCGCCGCGGCTATGTTGGCCGCCTACTTACTGCCGGGCGTGGACATCGACGGCTTCCTGACAGCAATCATCCTGGCGCTGGTGCTTGCCGTGCTAAATGCGGTGGTGCGCCCGGTGCTGGTGTTCCTGACCATTCCCGTTACCATACTTACCCTGGGGCTGTTCCTGCTCGTAATCAACGCAGTCATAATTTTGCTGGCCAGTTGGATGATAGAGGGTTTCGAGGTGGCTGGCTTTATATCTGCCCTGCTCTTCAGTATCGTGATTTCTATTGTGGTGGCCATACTGGATATGATCTTCTAG
- a CDS encoding four-helix bundle copper-binding protein yields MKSEITNNLEHVLVKCMTACETCATLCLQEDNVKMMVGCIMLDRDCADICLLTAKFVARNSPHAKHVMKECIEICRKCEAECRQHEAEHCQKCADACKECADACEEWMQKK; encoded by the coding sequence ATGAAATCTGAAATAACGAACAACCTCGAACACGTACTTGTAAAATGTATGACCGCCTGCGAAACCTGCGCCACCCTTTGCCTGCAGGAGGACAATGTAAAAATGATGGTGGGCTGCATTATGCTTGACCGCGATTGCGCTGACATATGCCTGCTTACGGCCAAGTTTGTGGCCCGTAACTCCCCGCATGCCAAGCACGTGATGAAGGAGTGTATTGAAATTTGCCGCAAGTGTGAGGCGGAATGCCGTCAGCACGAGGCAGAGCATTGCCAGAAATGTGCCGATGCCTGTAAAGAGTGCGCTGACGCTTGTGAAGAGTGGATGCAGAAGAAGTAA